The genomic window ATCTCCGAAAAGGCATTATATACTTCCACAGGGGCGTGTTTAGTTTCACCCCCTGTTATTTAAACAGTATTTGACTCTGAGGAGGATTTTCAGACCATAACACATTACCCCAAGCAGGATTCGGGTTACAGTAGTCTTTTTCAGAAAACAGGGGATCCTACTGCCAAACCACGTTGTAAACGCACCCCAGAACCCCTCATGAGGATTCCTACGCCTGTACTCTTCTTCAGAAAACACTCTGTCTCTCTTCTTACTACCAAAACCACCTGGAGCGTTCTTAGTTTTCTTAACAATCGGCCGATAACCCTTTTCCACCACAGTGTTCAGAACTTTCTTTGAATCATAAGCCCCATCAGCATAAAAATTCCCAGAACCCCCCGGCAGGAGTTCAATCAGCTCGTTCTCAGAAGTTGTGATCTTCACAGCAACCGGATACAGTAAACCCGGCAGGATTCTCGTTATTGCCTGAACTTCTATCCTGCCCTTTTTTTATTTGTAATAATGGTTGAGTCTGCTTGAGTGCTGGCGTAGGGTAATTTCTGGAGTTTTTTCAGGAGGTGGTTTGTCAGTTCTTCGAGGTTCAGCTTTTTCTCCCAGTTGTGGAGGGTTGAGTAGTGAATGTTTGCTCCGAAGAATTTTCTGCCGTAGTGCTGGGCGTCTCTGAGGGGTAGGTTGTAGTATTGTTTAAAGAGGAGTATTGCCAGTATTGTTTTTACTGGAAATTTTTTGGATTTTGGCAGGTTCTTCAGCTTTCCTTCTGATTCGAAGTCTGCTAAAACGTCAAGAATTGCGAATGCCACGCTTTCAGGGTCTTTGAGTCTGTGATCCCATCTGGGGATCACGACAACCACCCGAAAGAATTCAGCAAAAACCCTAATAAAGGTTACTATAAACACGCCCACTTCCACAGAAAGAAATTAAAGGCAGACGACGACAAAAACTTTACCCCAGTTTTCATTCACCCATTACTAATCGAAGAGCTCAAAATATTCAAGAAGAAACACATTCTTGATCCAACACAACCGATTTTCGGGTACTACTCTTTAGATAAAACATTCAAGAATTTTTATACTCCCAATAGAGCCTTTAAAAAACGAACTCAGCTAGAAAACCTCTACAGAAAATATGAGTGGCTCAGAAATTATGAACCTCAAAAGCCTATTATCACGGTAAAAATGTTCCGAAAATATTTTGATAGTTATCTTCGATACTGTCAGGATAACTGGGGTATCACCTCCTGAAGCCATTCAGTCACATCACCAGGCGGTCCACCAAACCGAGAATGAATTCTAACAAAATTATACCAGAATGAAAACAGAAAAACAAACCTGTGAACCCTCCTCCAGTCTCTAGCCCTGAAGTTATTCCAGAAACGCTTTGTTCTCTCTTTAACAGTCCTAAACCAGCGCTCAACACAGTTCCTCGGCCCGAAAGTCACATGCAGATAATCCAGCCCGAGAGATTTAAACGCTGATTTATACCACGGCCCTTTGTCAACCAGGAAAATTGGCTGTCCCTCGCAGGATTTCAAAACAACTAGAATGAAGTCCCTGGCAATCCACCAGTTCCTAACGCTTGTAATCCATACTGCTAGGATTTCTTTGCTCTCAACGTCGATTGCAGCCCAGAGAAATCTCTTCTGGCCGTTGATCTTTATCACTGTCTCGTCAATTGCGATGAAGTTTCTCTGTTTTTTGACTGCGAGGATTTTCGGCTGGTAAACTGCTTTCGCGAATTTTTGGACTGTTTCCCAGACTGTTGTGTGGCTGATTTCGAGGATTGTTCCTACCTGTCTGTAACTTAGTCCGTGCAGGTACAGGTTTATTGCCCTGGTTTTCTTTTTTGCTGGGATTTTGTTCCGGCGAAAGGTTTTTAAGACTGAAACCAGTAAGTAAATAATGGTTTCAGTCCTCATTTCTCTCCCCTTTTCTGAAGAGGTATCAGAAACTTAAACCTAACGTCCCACTGCTTATCCTGACAGTGTCGTTATCTTCAAGATAAAATCTTTGAACTCACAGGAGAAAGAACTGTTACCACACTATTTGGCAAAGGACTTTGAAGCATTGGACAAAATGAGGAGATATAAAAATTACCTCCTCGGACGAGCTGAAGGAGTGGACTTTCTGCACTATATCTCAATAACAGAGGACAAGAGGTACTCTTCCAAGCTCAAAAAACTCAATAAGATGCTCATTGACGGGCTTATTGACAAACTAATGCCCGAACTATTATATGTGCTTAGTGAGGAGACAAGAACAAAAATATTATCCAATAATAGCGAAGTTTGGAAGTTTTCGGAGAGCTTATCTGATTCTCCACTTTATAGCCACTATGGATAAGGTTGATCTATGTTCACTAACTCTCCACATGCTCCCTTAACAATCTTTTCTCCATTTTGCCGAAAAGTATTTAAGGATTAAAAACAAACATTAATAGTCATGGTGATACTATGACGAACAATGATGTTGAACTTTCTCGACTCTGCGGAATAATAGAAAGGGAGTCCAAAAAACTTCGAGAATCCTTAACTATCAGAAATGAACTTGAGAAAGAAGTTCTTCTAAACACGTTAAACGTCATTGAAGGAGTTCTCGCGAAAATAAGTGCACTAAAAACAGACGACTTGGACTTCAGGGCTAACCAAGTGGCTTTACAAGCGGACATCTCAAATTTAAGAACTGCCTTGGAGAAGAGCAACATTTACGGCCGAGAATACTTAAAACGGCAAGCCCAGTATCTTGCCGATAAACTCGATGCTTTACTTGTGAAAGTAAAGCCAAAAGGATTTCTTCCCAAATTAGCCGAATTCATAGCAAAACACCCACAGTTTTCAGAAAACTGGGCTGTTGCGATGTGCTACCTCGGAGCTATGGAAGTTGCATTGAACGGATTTTTAAGGAAATTCAATGTGGATTTGGAGGAATTAGGCGTCCAAAAACATGGAACATACGACTACACATTTGCTGATAAGTATTATGGGTTTGTCAGGTATTTACACATGCATAACATTCATGTTCCTAAGCTAGAGGCAGAACTTCCTAGAATATTCTACAGTATACGAAACAAAGTAGTGCATGAGGGGTACTCTCCCAGTGATGAGGACTTAGAATTCATAATAGAATACTCTGAAAGAGTTGTTGACCTAATAGAAGCTGCTGAGAAGAAGCTAAATGGGGTGTTGTAATGAAGTACCTTTTTATTGTTGATTATGAAGACGACGCAGAAAGAAAGCGAATTGATTACCTTTTGGAGAAATGGCAAGAACGTGCGAGGATCTTAAAGCCTAGAGGTCTAACTTTTATCATTGACACCGAAGATGTAAGTGAATTCGCAGAAGAACTTCTCTCAAAGCTAAGTCCAGACTCTTCCAAAAAGGTAAAAGTCTTTTCACTGCATGAAAGAGATTTACAAGCCAATATTCAACCTAACGAGCTGGTTCTCGAATATCATAGCAAAGAATCCGCAGAGGTCGTTAAAAAACTCTTAGAATACATATTCTCCAAGAACAATATTCGTTATTACTCCTCAGATATTCGCTCTGCGAAGTACTTTACTCTGACCAGAAAGGGCCGTGTGGACATTGAATTAACTCTCAAGCCTAAAGGCAGTGAAACCAAGATAAAGTTAGTGCTTTCGGGTTATGGGGATGCTGTAGACTATATCGGTAAAAAACTGGGGGAGGAAATTGAATCCCTCGTGGGGGTATGAAAGGTGGGGATCTTCGATGATGGAGATGTGGAATGTGTTAAAAACCTATTAAAGCCTGCCGAAAGGGTCCTGAAGCAGGGCAGAGACATCTTGGTAGAAGACTTTGCCCAAAGGGAGCGCTTATGGTATGAAGTGAAAAGAGCATATGACAGCTACTTGGACGGCTTCTGTGGGGGTTTTCTGAAGGATCTAGATAACGCATTCAGGGCCAAGTTTGAAGCGGCTTTGGCAATACTCGCGTGGAGTTTTGAACAAAATGGTGAAGCATTTTATCCCGCAAAGAAGAGGTTCACAGAGGAAGAGCTTCAAGTGGTCGATGAAATCTTGAAGTACAACATATTTGAGATAATGACGAAGGACGACATCCTGACGAAGCTTTACAGAAGGGATTCTGAGGTTCTGGAGTTGCTGAAGACTTATTACCTCGGAATGGACAAATGGGTTGAGGAGCAACTTAACAATCCCAACATAAAACTTCCCCTAAGGTATTACTTTAAGAGAACCTGGGAGAGATACAAGGGAAAACTTAACGATGCAATTAACGAGGCCAACAAATATGACTGGTTTAGGACGTTGCTCGAAGAATGGGAGAAAGACAAGAGAGAAAGTGTTGATACGGTGAGGTCAATTTATGAACAAAAGGTTCAGGAACTTAGGAAACATATTGAAGAGCTTACAAAAGCGTTTGAATATGAGAAGGAAAGAATAGTTCAAGAAATT from Thermococcus bergensis includes these protein-coding regions:
- a CDS encoding IS6-like element ISPfu5 family transposase codes for the protein MRTETIIYLLVSVLKTFRRNKIPAKKKTRAINLYLHGLSYRQVGTILEISHTTVWETVQKFAKAVYQPKILAVKKQRNFIAIDETVIKINGQKRFLWAAIDVESKEILAVWITSVRNWWIARDFILVVLKSCEGQPIFLVDKGPWYKSAFKSLGLDYLHVTFGPRNCVERWFRTVKERTKRFWNNFRARDWRRVHRFVFLFSFWYNFVRIHSRFGGPPGDVTEWLQEVIPQLS